The Bacillota bacterium region CAACCTGATCGAATCATCCTGGCCTTGTTCGATTTCCGGATTTACCCGGGGTTTGCGCTCAATTACAAGCGGAATCGGGTCTTCCGTCTCCACAGCTTCCACGTGAGGCGGCACCAGCTGATAATACTTATCTGCTTCAGCCTTTAAAATTATTCCGGATGCCTGCCATGATATGACTTCTCCTCCGAGCGAATTCTCTAATGCATACCTAGTTATTTCTCCTACATAGCCTACCCACAGCTCAATCCCTTCGGGGCGGACCAGGTTGTAGGCAATTTTTCGGCTGTCCGGCGAAAACACAAGGTTTTGAATCGGAACCGGAGAATCGAGCTTCCACCGCTCGACCACCACACCGTGGCGGTTCCACAACCAAATATCCCAAATTTCCTGATCACAAACGGCAGCAGCGATCAGGGAACCATCGGGAGCAAAGGCCAACTCTGATACCGAGATTGACTCAAACCAGCTGACGTAACTGTTGTTCTGGCGGTCAAACAACGATTGACCATTTATCTGGAACCTGCCCAAAGGATCTGCGGAAACCGCAGGCAGTACCAGTTCGCACTCATTGATCAGCTTAGGCTCAGACCAAAACGAGCCTAAAGAGCTGAGGATCTGCTCGATTCTTGTATTGATATAGGGATGAGATCGATAAACATCGCCGCTGGGATGCTCCCCCTCGAAGACTATCAGATCAGAAAGAACGTGAACCAATCCCGCCGGATCGAAACCCGCTTCAACCAGATAGCGCAGAGCCCGCTGATCCGCCTCCAGCTCCGCTTCGCGGCTGTAGCCGGACTGAACAACCTCAATTAAGGCCTGGCTGGCAATATACACAGCAGCATTTTTGGGCACTTCCAGCACAGCTTTGCCCAGCTCCACAATGACACTCAAGCCCAACTGCCGCATTAACGCGTTAATGCCATGTTTCTGCTTCACATGAGCCATTTCATGGGCCAGCACTCCGGCAATCCGCTGTTCATCACTGCCTATGAGCTTTAACAGACCTCGGCTGACAAAGATAAAACCGCCGGGAAGTGAAAAGGCATTGGCATCATTGGAATTAAGCACAGTCAGTGAATAGTCATGGTCTAGATCATCCACTGCTTCGCTGACACGCTCAAATATTGTCTGCAGCCGCAGATGATCATGGAGGCGAACTTGAAACTCACCGCCATATGCCGCCGTTAACTGCTCCTTTGCCGATCTGCCCACAGCTCTCTCGATGTGGGCCATCAAACTCGGCTCAGCTGCGCAAGCCAGTGTTGAACACACCAAAAACATCATCACGCAGAAAACGACAGTTTTCACTGATCCACCTCCCAACGCCAGCTGTTGAGAATTAGGTCAAACTCTTCTCGGCTGTGATCAAAACTCGCTTCAGCATCGCTGAAACTTATGTTTAAGCCCACCTGCTCGATTACCACAAAAAAACGCTGTTCGCGGCGGGTCTTGCTGCCTCTATACTTGTATTCTATTACTGCAGCCTCAATTCCGTTGAGGTTCCAAAGTTCAGGATCTGCAATCAGCTCAAAATCCCGCAGTCCATACTCGGCACTGAAATGCTTCAGCACTCGCCTGCCGAATTCCCAGGGATCATCTAAACTTAAATCTGCAAAATATTCTATGTACAGGAGCTGATCATCTTCAGGGCCATAAAATACCAGCAGGCGTTCACTGCTTTCACCCGCCTGAAAAATCCATCCATTAGGAATTGTAAACATAAAACTCCCGTGCGGATCGATAAAATTAACATCGGCTTTAACCGCGCCAGATGTCAATAATAAAAGCAATAAGACCAAAAGCATTGTCCGCGCCTTATCCACTCGTACAGCCTCCTAACAGGCAAAACTTGGCTAATATTGATCCATTCTGCAATCTAGAATTCAAATCCTGCCCGCTTAAACAATTCGCAAATGGACATCATATGCTTGAGGTGGATCTGAATGGACAAAAAATTAAAATGGATCTTGGCGGGGGTTTCCGGCGCAGCCGGATTGTTTTTCGGTTCGCGCATGCTCGCCCACCAGCTGGTCAAAAGTATGGGACAGATCTTTACAACTGATCCTTACCATGAGAATATCGCTGAAGCATTTTCCGCTGCGTACCGGGTTGGCATGCAGAATATCTGGGAGGCCAATCTGCGGGCAGAATCGGGTGCGATCATCAGCCGCCCCCTCGGTTCGCCCCGCAAGTTCCTCAACTTCAACGGGCTCGCGTTCAGCCCGGTCTTCTTATCCAAACTGCCGACACCTTTAAACACTAAAATTGAGACCAAAACAATTATCGGCAAAAACTGCCGCAAGCCGCTGATTCTGGCGACCCCAATCATAATTTCCGGAATGGCTTATGGAATCGCCCTCTCCAAAGAGGCTAAAATGGCTTTAGCCCAGGGTTCTGCCTTTGCCGGAACCGCCACTAACACCGGTGAAGGTTTGTGGCTGCAGGAAGAGCGGGATTTAGCTGCCAACCTGATTATCCAGTACAACCGCGGCAGCTGGAGTAAGGATCCTAATATTCTCAAGCAGGGTGATATGATTGAGATCCAGCTTGGTCAGGGAGCAATCGCCGGAGTCAGCCAATACTCTCCCGCCAGCAGTCTGCCGAAGAACCTCAGAAAACAGCTGAAATTGCCTAAACATAACGACCTGATCATCGGGCCTTCGCACCAAGAACTGGCGGAGAAAGACGGACTGAAAAAGCTAGTAAACCGCCTCCGTGAGATCACCGGCGGCGTGCCTATTGGTGTTAAGCTCGCGTTCCATAATAGTATTGAGCGGGATATCGACATTGCTGTTGATGCCGGAGTTGATGTGCTGGCGCTGGAAGGCACGCAGGCCGCTACCAAGGGAGCCGCACCAATTCTGGAAGATGATTTCGGCCTGCCGACAATCATTGGACTGTGCCGAGCAGTTGAACATCTTGAGCAAATCGGAGCGAAAGATCAAGTCAGTCTCATCGCATCGGGCGGCTTTTTTACACCGGGTGACATGCTCAAAGCACTGGCCTTAGGGGCGGATGCAATCTACATAGGTTCGATGGCCTTGTTTGCCATGACCCACACCCAATCATTTAAAGCGCTTCCGTTTGAACCACCGACCCAGGTCGCCTGGGCGAGAGGTAAATACGCTAACCGCCTCAACTGGAAAGAAGGCGCCAAGTCAGTAGCGAAGTACATCACTTCCTGCACATTAGAGCTGGCAGAAGGTGTGCGGGCATTAGGCAAAACATCTATTCATGAAGTTAACCGCTCCGATCTGGTCTCGCTAGATGAAACCACCGCTGCTGTTACAGGCATTCCTACCGCTTGGAGCAAGGAACTTGTCAGCCAGAAACAATATGGATTTTAACCTTCGGGTAGCAGGAGTAGTCAAAGAGCAGAAGCTGCTCCTCTGCTTCCGGAACTGGGTTCCACGGATAGATCCGGTAAGCAAACCGCTCTAAAGCAAAACGTTTGTTTAACTCCCTTGGGGAGAGTCCCAAGGGTTCAAGCTGGGGCAGGTAGCGGTAAATTTCACCACTTCTGATTAACTCGCGACCGACTTCGGTTGTACTTTCGCCCTTTAGCCAATCAGGCACTGCTCGCTTCTGCTCATGGGCGCAGAAATCAAACCGGAGATAATCCCGGAGCACCGGATCGCTGTCGCCCATCAGGTCCCACAGCAGCCGATACAAATTAAACAGGCTGTGGGAAACTAGGTGGTAGCCCTTTGCTTTCCATTTCTCAGCTAGTTCAGAAAAGAATTCAAACGGACGCACCTGATTTCTGGCGATCAGGTAATCCAGACTGCTTGAAAAGCGGCCGGAGTTATACAAGGTTTCCACCAAACTCTCAATGATTTTGAGAAAAGCTAATTCCTGATAGCTGATGCTGTCCGTCTTAAGCACTTCATAAGGAGCTTTTTCGGTATAAAGGCAGCCAAACTCCCTGGTTCTCTGCCGCAGATGGGAACCTTTTAAAAGCTTTAAGAAGCCGAGCTGAATTTTCGTGGGCTTAAGCTGAAAGACATAATCAAAAGAATGTCCGAAGCGCTCAAATGATTCCTCGGGCAGACCCGCGATTAAATCTAGCAGGAAACGGACTTTAGTGCGTTTTCTCAGCTTCCGGCAGTTTTCTGCCAGCTTGTCCAAATCAGTGGTTCTGCCGATCCCCCGTAGGGTGGCAGGATTAGTTGACTGGACACCGATCTCAAACTGCAGTCGGTTGTACGGAGCTCGCTCCAGCAGCTGAATCATTTCTTCAGTAAGCAGATCGCCGCCGATCTCCAGCTGAAAGCGGGTGGTTGTATCAAGTTCAATCATAAATTTTATCAGTTCATAAGCCCGCTTTGGATCGCAGTTAAAGGTGCGGTCCACAAAGCGGATCTGCTCAATTCCCAGCTGAGACAAGCGGGTCAGTTCTTCTTTTACTTGTTCCATGGGAAAATAGCGCACCTTTCCGGTACGGGATGATAGGCAGAACTCGCACCGGAATGGACAGCCGCGGCTGGCTTCGTAGTATACGATTTTATGCTCTACTTCATTTAGGTGATCCTGGTAAGCTCCCGGTACTTTCTTCAAGTCCATAACCATGGTGGGATTGCTGATGACCGCATTCTGACTCCTGTACACCAAACCAGGAATAGAGCTTAACTGCTCTAACGATGGCTCGTTCGTTTTCTCCAAGATCTTTAACAGCTGGCAAAAGGGTTCTTCCCCCTCTCCTGCCACGATATAGTCAATTTGGGGATAGGCTTCCATCAGCGGCTCATAATCAAAGGAAACTTCCGGTCCACCTAACAGAATCACTACATCGGGCAGCACCTTCTTAATATCAACAATTAATTCCAGTGTCTGCTCAATGTTCCAGATGTAACAAGAAAACCCCAAAACATCGGGGTTTTGGTCCACTAATTCTGAAAAAATCAGGGACAACTGCTGATTGATATTATACTCGACAGCAGTCAGCTGGGGAAAGTCCTGTTCGCAGTAGGCCCTAAGATACCGCAGGGCCAGGTTATGATGGGTATATTTAGCATTTAAGGTTGTCAGTAAAACCTTCATTGAACTACTTCCTTTACTTTCTGTACTCACACGTCGAAGCACGAGCCTCCCAGAAACTCCTTTAAAATTGAGTTGCAGGGAATGCCATCTTCGCTGGGCATGGGTTTAAAATAGCTTAATAATCGGAGCAGGCGCTGCGCAGTCGGGCAAGCCGCTTCATCAGTGCCGATCGCTGTTAGGAGAGGCTCTGCGTACTTTTTCAAAACCGCCAGCTCATAATCCATGGCTGAATTAAACATCACATCCGCATCTTCCTGGAATGGGAAGATGTGTTTTTCTTCACCCCTTCTCACTGACGGCCAGCGATAAATCGTATCCAGCGCGGGTTGGGATCGAAACTGATGATCCCTGATAATGCGGCGGATTAAGCGGGCATCTGTGGTGGGAATCCGGGTGTGGTCATCGATGTTGATCTGGGTAATGGCGCTGATATAAATCTTGAATTTGCGCCCTTTGGGAATCGCCTCAGTTAATTTATCATTTAAGCCGTGAATTCCTTCAATAATAATTGGCTGATCCGGTCCAATCTGCAGCACCCGGTTGTTCCACTCCCGCTCACCTTTGTGGAAATTATAAATAGGAATGTTAACCGCCTCACCTTGAATCAGTTTGGACAGATGCTCATTAAACAGCTCAATATCAATCGCTTCTAAAGCTTCGAAATCGTAATCGCCGTTTTCATCCCGCGGTGTTTGATCGCGATTGACGAAGTAATCGTCTAAGCCAATCACAACCGGCTGGAGGCGGTTGATGCGCAGCTGAATGAGCAATCTTTGGGCAAAGGTGGTCTTACCGGACGATGATGGGCCGGCAATCAGAACTATCCGCAGGCGGTCCCGATCTGCAGCAATCTGATCCGCAATACCGGCAATCTGCTTCTCATGATACGCTTCGCAGATGCGAATTAAATCGCCGTACTCTTGGGCGGCAATCAGATCATTTAGTTCTGCCACATTGCTGATGCTGACGCTTTTGCCCCACTTTTCGGTTTCGTAGTAAACATTGGCCAGCTTGCCGTGCTCCACATACTCTGGAATCACCACCGGATTTGACTGCTTAGGAAACTCTAGGATAAATCCAGGCAGATAAAACCTCAGCTTAAACAAGAGCAGCAGACCGGTGGTAGGCACAAACACATCAGCAATCGTATCATAGTAATCGTCGATGCTGTGAACTACCACATTTTCATCAGGAAGCTGGCTTAACAGCTTAACTTTGTCCTTGAGACCCTGCTTTT contains the following coding sequences:
- a CDS encoding nucleoside kinase, whose amino-acid sequence is MDRTVSIRLPNGEVTVPRGTSLSELVKLQNVYGKVTAAYVDNQLRSLDWQLEQNCDVELLDLTTDDGMRVYRNSLVFVLCQAAKEVLPGCRVHIEHALSNGLYGEITAEQPLVESDVIKIEQRMMEIIMADKPFVKHVLPRHKAIEIFKKQGLKDKVKLLSQLPDENVVVHSIDDYYDTIADVFVPTTGLLLLFKLRFYLPGFILEFPKQSNPVVIPEYVEHGKLANVYYETEKWGKSVSISNVAELNDLIAAQEYGDLIRICEAYHEKQIAGIADQIAADRDRLRIVLIAGPSSSGKTTFAQRLLIQLRINRLQPVVIGLDDYFVNRDQTPRDENGDYDFEALEAIDIELFNEHLSKLIQGEAVNIPIYNFHKGEREWNNRVLQIGPDQPIIIEGIHGLNDKLTEAIPKGRKFKIYISAITQINIDDHTRIPTTDARLIRRIIRDHQFRSQPALDTIYRWPSVRRGEEKHIFPFQEDADVMFNSAMDYELAVLKKYAEPLLTAIGTDEAACPTAQRLLRLLSYFKPMPSEDGIPCNSILKEFLGGSCFDV
- a CDS encoding FMN-binding glutamate synthase family protein, which codes for MDKKLKWILAGVSGAAGLFFGSRMLAHQLVKSMGQIFTTDPYHENIAEAFSAAYRVGMQNIWEANLRAESGAIISRPLGSPRKFLNFNGLAFSPVFLSKLPTPLNTKIETKTIIGKNCRKPLILATPIIISGMAYGIALSKEAKMALAQGSAFAGTATNTGEGLWLQEERDLAANLIIQYNRGSWSKDPNILKQGDMIEIQLGQGAIAGVSQYSPASSLPKNLRKQLKLPKHNDLIIGPSHQELAEKDGLKKLVNRLREITGGVPIGVKLAFHNSIERDIDIAVDAGVDVLALEGTQAATKGAAPILEDDFGLPTIIGLCRAVEHLEQIGAKDQVSLIASGGFFTPGDMLKALALGADAIYIGSMALFAMTHTQSFKALPFEPPTQVAWARGKYANRLNWKEGAKSVAKYITSCTLELAEGVRALGKTSIHEVNRSDLVSLDETTAAVTGIPTAWSKELVSQKQYGF
- a CDS encoding M48 family metallopeptidase, which translates into the protein MKTVVFCVMMFLVCSTLACAAEPSLMAHIERAVGRSAKEQLTAAYGGEFQVRLHDHLRLQTIFERVSEAVDDLDHDYSLTVLNSNDANAFSLPGGFIFVSRGLLKLIGSDEQRIAGVLAHEMAHVKQKHGINALMRQLGLSVIVELGKAVLEVPKNAAVYIASQALIEVVQSGYSREAELEADQRALRYLVEAGFDPAGLVHVLSDLIVFEGEHPSGDVYRSHPYINTRIEQILSSLGSFWSEPKLINECELVLPAVSADPLGRFQINGQSLFDRQNNSYVSWFESISVSELAFAPDGSLIAAAVCDQEIWDIWLWNRHGVVVERWKLDSPVPIQNLVFSPDSRKIAYNLVRPEGIELWVGYVGEITRYALENSLGGEVISWQASGIILKAEADKYYQLVPPHVEAVETEDPIPLVIERKPRVNPEIEQGQDDSIRLTRPSSIEL
- a CDS encoding B12-binding domain-containing radical SAM protein, which codes for MKVLLTTLNAKYTHHNLALRYLRAYCEQDFPQLTAVEYNINQQLSLIFSELVDQNPDVLGFSCYIWNIEQTLELIVDIKKVLPDVVILLGGPEVSFDYEPLMEAYPQIDYIVAGEGEEPFCQLLKILEKTNEPSLEQLSSIPGLVYRSQNAVISNPTMVMDLKKVPGAYQDHLNEVEHKIVYYEASRGCPFRCEFCLSSRTGKVRYFPMEQVKEELTRLSQLGIEQIRFVDRTFNCDPKRAYELIKFMIELDTTTRFQLEIGGDLLTEEMIQLLERAPYNRLQFEIGVQSTNPATLRGIGRTTDLDKLAENCRKLRKRTKVRFLLDLIAGLPEESFERFGHSFDYVFQLKPTKIQLGFLKLLKGSHLRQRTREFGCLYTEKAPYEVLKTDSISYQELAFLKIIESLVETLYNSGRFSSSLDYLIARNQVRPFEFFSELAEKWKAKGYHLVSHSLFNLYRLLWDLMGDSDPVLRDYLRFDFCAHEQKRAVPDWLKGESTTEVGRELIRSGEIYRYLPQLEPLGLSPRELNKRFALERFAYRIYPWNPVPEAEEQLLLFDYSCYPKVKIHIVSG